In one Pseudomonas sp. SCA2728.1_7 genomic region, the following are encoded:
- a CDS encoding cold-shock protein, producing MATRETGNVKWFNDAKGYGFIQREDGVDVFVHYRAIRGEGHRSLTEGQQVEYAVITGEKGLQAEDVVGL from the coding sequence ATGGCAACACGTGAAACCGGCAACGTGAAGTGGTTCAACGACGCCAAGGGCTACGGCTTTATCCAGCGCGAAGACGGGGTGGACGTGTTCGTGCACTACCGCGCGATTCGTGGCGAAGGGCATCGGTCGCTGACCGAAGGCCAGCAGGTTGAATACGCGGTGATTACTGGCGAGAAGGGTTTGCAGGCTGAGGACGTTGTAGGCCTGTAA